The genomic DNA TGGGTTTGTGACAGCTTGACGTTTTGCAGTATCGCCGACTAAAATCTCGCCTTTATCAGTGAAAGCTACGACTGAAGGAGTTGTGTTTTTGCCCTCTTTATTTGGTATAACCTTGCTCTCTCCACGCTCGTAAATGCTCACGCATGAATTTGTTGTTCCTAAATCAATTCCTATTACTTTACTCATTTTTTATCCTTTTATTAAATTTTATTTTTAAATTTACTTCGCGATTACGACCATTGCGGCACGTAAAACTCTATCATTATATAGATATCCTTTTTGGTAGACCATGGCAATTTTGCCGCTTTCTACATCTGGCGTTTCTACGTAATTAATAGCGTTATGAACTTCTGGATTAAATTCTCCGTTTGTGTTTATCTCCTTGATTCCGTATTTTTCAAAGCACTTTTTAAACTGTTCTATTGTCAAATTTATCCCGTCTTTTATCTTTGCTGCGATCTCGTCATCATCGCTTTGCAAATTTGAAGCGATTTCTAAAGCATCGATTACTGGGAGCAAATCTCTAGCAAAGCCTTCGTTTGCAAATTTGAGCGCCTCTATTTTTTCACGCTCTAAACGTTTTTTGATATTTTCAAAATCAGCAGTCGCTCTAATCAAACTCTCTTTTAAAGTAGTTAGCTCATTTTGAAGCTCATCTTCTTGCTCTTTTGCCACGTCCTCTACTATTTCATTTTCTTGCATTTCTTCGTCTTTTATATTTTCATCTTTTATTTTCTCATCTTTTATATCTTGGCTCACGCTGCCTCCTTTATGCTATTTATAAATTTTTCATAATCACTATAAACGCTACCAGCACAGATCATCACTGCACTTTTGCCTTTATACAAAATATCAGTTTTAAAGCCCATATATCCAGCATCAAACACAGGAGAAAAGGCTAAATTTGATCTAAAATAATGCTCAAAAGATGGATCCAAAACGCTTTTGATACGCTCATCGCTAAACATCTCAAAGGCTACTTTTTCATTTTCTTGAAAATAAATTCTATATCTTTTAAGCTCTTTTATCTTAGCTCTAAGCTCGCTAAGACCGACTTGGATAGAAACTCTATCAAGCTCTTCAAGACTCATTCCAATTAAATTTCTTAAAAACTTTTCAACTTTTGGATTGAATTTTAAAACTATATTCTCATCGCCAAAAACAAGTATCAAAAATCTATCTGAGACGTTTAGAATTTCACTCAAAACTAGTTTCCCTGCACCAAAAATCATACAATAAAGACCAAATTCATAAACTAAATAATTCAAAAACTCAGCATTATTAATACGCAAATCTCCGTCAAATTTAAGTCTATCTTGCCAGTACATTCTCATGGTATTTGCAGTAGGGATTCTACCGCCACTTATGTGGAGCTGGGTTATGGCGCCCTCATCACTAAGCTTTTTAAAATAAACTCTGATAGTTGATGCTGGAATACTAATGCTCATACGAGTTCCAAGCTCACTTGAGCCAATTGGTTCATTTGCTTCTAAGTAAGCTTGTATGATTGATTCTAATATCAGATCTCTTTTATCAACTTTCACTTTTAGCACTCTTCCTATTCAATTGCTAAAAGAATTATACAACATTGAGCCTTTATTTGTCAAGTCTTTTAAGTAAAAAAATTAAAACATCAAATTTAAAATAATCTTACAATACAAATTTATAGTTAAAATATACAATAAACAGTATAATTAGTATTGTTTAATTTATTAAATATAAGTTATATATTGTTTTTTATATAATAAATCATATATAATATATAAATTTATGTATATTTAATAATTATTTATGTATAATTTAGCCTATGGCAGAAATAAGCGATATTTTTAATATATTACATAACGCTGTTGAAAGTAAAAATTTAGGTAAAAAGATATCTCAATCTCAAATGGCAGATAAACTTGGAGTTCCGATGAGGACGTATCAAGACTGGAAGCTTGGAATCACAAAACCACAAGCTGCATTAGCAGTTTGCAAGATGCTTTGCCAACTAGACGAGGACGAGGTGCTTTACACGCTTAAAAAATTAAAAAAGGCACTAGGAGAATGAATTGGATAGGCTGACAAACAAAGAAAGAACAGAATTAGAAAATGTTTTTGCAGTTATTTATAATGACAATAATCCCAAATTT from Campylobacter iguaniorum includes the following:
- a CDS encoding nucleotide exchange factor GrpE, with protein sequence MQENEIVEDVAKEQEDELQNELTTLKESLIRATADFENIKKRLEREKIEALKFANEGFARDLLPVIDALEIASNLQSDDDEIAAKIKDGINLTIEQFKKCFEKYGIKEINTNGEFNPEVHNAINYVETPDVESGKIAMVYQKGYLYNDRVLRAAMVVIAK
- a CDS encoding helix-turn-helix domain-containing protein, which produces MAEISDIFNILHNAVESKNLGKKISQSQMADKLGVPMRTYQDWKLGITKPQAALAVCKMLCQLDEDEVLYTLKKLKKALGE
- a CDS encoding HrcA family transcriptional regulator, with protein sequence MKVDKRDLILESIIQAYLEANEPIGSSELGTRMSISIPASTIRVYFKKLSDEGAITQLHISGGRIPTANTMRMYWQDRLKFDGDLRINNAEFLNYLVYEFGLYCMIFGAGKLVLSEILNVSDRFLILVFGDENIVLKFNPKVEKFLRNLIGMSLEELDRVSIQVGLSELRAKIKELKRYRIYFQENEKVAFEMFSDERIKSVLDPSFEHYFRSNLAFSPVFDAGYMGFKTDILYKGKSAVMICAGSVYSDYEKFINSIKEAA